From the Perognathus longimembris pacificus isolate PPM17 chromosome 9, ASM2315922v1, whole genome shotgun sequence genome, one window contains:
- the LOC125357089 gene encoding low molecular weight phosphotyrosine protein phosphatase-like: protein MVEQSPKSVLFVCLGNICRSPIAEAVFRKLVADQNVSDNWRIDSAATSAYEVGNPPDYRGQSCVRKHGIPMSHIARQVTKEDFMLCMDESNLRDLNRKSNHVKNCKAKIELLGSYDPQKQLIVEDPYYANDSDFELVYQQCLRCGKAFLEKAH from the coding sequence ATGGTGGAACAGAGTCCCAAATCCGTACTATTTGTGTGTCTGGGTAACATTTGCCGGTCACCCATCgcagaagcagttttcagaaaacttgtagctgaccaaaatgtttcagataattggAGGATAGACAGTGCGGCCACATCCGCGTATGAAGTGGGAAATCCCCCTGACTATCGAGGGCAGAGCTGCGTGAGGAAGCATGGCATCCCCATGAGTCACATTGCCCGACAGGTCACCAAAGAAGACTTCATGCTGTGTATGGATGAAAGCAATCTGAGAGATTTGAATAGAAAAAGTAATCAcgttaaaaactgcaaagctaaaattgaactacttgggagctatgatccacaaaaacaactcattgttgaagatccctattatgcAAACGACTCCGACTTCGAGCTGGTGTATCAGCAGTGCCTCCGGTGTggcaaggccttcctagagaaggcccactag